A window of candidate division WOR-3 bacterium genomic DNA:
TTTTCCTTTTCCTCTTTTACTGTAGGGGCTTTATTTTCAATCCTCTTCAATGAATCTCTAATGCCGCCGAGGAAGTTCAGAATCGCAAGCGACAGTATTTCACCTTCTTGTCTCCTCTTCAAGGACAAGTCCTCGAGAGTTTTATCTAAAGTTTCCCTGACGGAATTCCATATGTCTTCGTTTAGGATTTGCTCTTCCCTAGGAGGAGCCAAGTTAAGCTTTAAAATGTGTTCTAGGTGAACGGGTTCTTGTATTTTGAGGATTTTTCGGAGTTCTTCAAGTTTCTCCATCGAAGATTTCGCGACTTCTTCATCGAAGGAGAAAGGTCCATTTTGGTAAAATTGGCTTTTCAAACTTATTGAAACGTATATTTTCCCTCTTTTCATATACTTTTGCACGAGTTTGGTAATTTGAGGTTCCATGTTTGAGATTTCTTGCATTGCGTTAAGGTTGACGTCGAGATACCTGTGGTTGAGAGATTTGATGGCAACGGAGATCGTAGAGCCATCTTTGAGTTCATTTTCCGTATGCGCAAAACCTGTCATGCTGTTTGGCAATTAACCCTCCTCGTATATTAGGGAAACAGGACCGTCGTTGACGGAATCTACTTCCATGTGAGCCCCGAAATCGCCCTTTTGAGCGCGGGGTATTTTTTCCAGAATTTTTTTGAAAAAGAAATCAAAAATCTTTTCTGCGCTTTCTGCAGCCATAGCTTTCTCAAAATTTGGCCTTCTTCCCTTATCCGTACTGGCGCATAAAGTGAATTGAGAGATCAACATTATATTTAGGGCTGTCGCAGAAACGCTTTTTTCAAAAGGTTTGTCTTTGAAATCGAAAAGCCTGGCATTCAACAATTTTGACGCAAGTGCGGAAGCTCTGTTCTCCGTATCCCCTTTTTGGATTCCCAAATAGACGAGAAGCCCCCTTTCGATGGAAGATTTGTGGCCTCTTTCCGAGACAACACTCGCTTTTTTTACTCTTTGCACCAGAGCTATCATGGTCTTTTCCTGTGACGAATTTTCGATTATATGGTAGAAAATGTTTTTCCATAATCTTAATAAAAAAAAGCCGACATATCAAACTTTTTTATTGTTTATTTGGAAGGATTTGGTTTATACTCATAATCTTTGGAAATCAGACAATAATCGAATAAAAATAAGTTGTTTTCGTCATCAGGCGGAAAGGAGAAGTCAAAATATGGTGTTGGAGCGTTTTAGAAAACATATGGCGATAATATTCTGGATTGTTGC
This region includes:
- a CDS encoding YicC family protein, with product MPNSMTGFAHTENELKDGSTISVAIKSLNHRYLDVNLNAMQEISNMEPQITKLVQKYMKRGKIYVSISLKSQFYQNGPFSFDEEVAKSSMEKLEELRKILKIQEPVHLEHILKLNLAPPREEQILNEDIWNSVRETLDKTLEDLSLKRRQEGEILSLAILNFLGGIRDSLKRIENKAPTVKEEKEKKLKEILENLLEDFFASKTYLSEEDKKWFRNLIEARTLSEIAIFTDRITIKEETERLNIHLDNFRETIKKVSPVGKSLDFLVQEMQREANTISSKAQSADISMEVVRIKENLENIREQVQNIE
- a CDS encoding D-tyrosyl-tRNA(Tyr) deacylase, encoding MIALVQRVKKASVVSERGHKSSIERGLLVYLGIQKGDTENRASALASKLLNARLFDFKDKPFEKSVSATALNIMLISQFTLCASTDKGRRPNFEKAMAAESAEKIFDFFFKKILEKIPRAQKGDFGAHMEVDSVNDGPVSLIYEEG